In the Streptomyces sp. f51 genome, one interval contains:
- a CDS encoding RNA polymerase sigma factor has protein sequence MRARIRAGDRTAFAELYDQYARAVYNHALRLTGNWSQAEEVMSETFLAAWRGRERVEPEGGTLGPWLFGIATHKARNANRSLRRRLAFLARSPLPRPVEDFAEETAGRIDDARRLALVHEALGRLRRQEREVFALCVSAGLDYRQAAETLGIPVGTVRSRLSRARARLDRLSSGQGGARTEPPGPRGEVESEAAFAALFLKEGTR, from the coding sequence ATGCGCGCGCGCATACGGGCGGGAGACCGGACGGCGTTCGCCGAGCTCTACGACCAGTACGCGCGGGCGGTCTACAACCACGCCCTGCGGCTGACCGGCAACTGGTCGCAGGCCGAGGAGGTCATGTCCGAGACGTTCCTCGCCGCCTGGCGCGGCCGGGAACGGGTCGAGCCGGAGGGCGGCACGCTGGGGCCCTGGCTGTTCGGCATCGCCACGCACAAGGCGCGCAACGCCAACCGGAGTCTGCGCCGGCGGCTCGCCTTCCTGGCGCGCAGCCCGTTGCCGCGTCCCGTGGAGGACTTCGCCGAGGAGACGGCCGGGCGGATCGACGACGCCCGCCGGCTCGCGCTCGTCCACGAGGCGCTGGGCCGGCTGCGCCGCCAGGAGCGTGAGGTGTTCGCGCTGTGCGTGTCGGCCGGGCTCGACTACCGGCAGGCCGCGGAGACGCTCGGCATCCCCGTCGGCACCGTACGGTCGAGGCTCTCGCGCGCCCGGGCCCGGCTCGACCGGCTCAGCTCCGGGCAGGGCGGTGCGAGGACGGAACCTCCCGGCCCCCGTGGAGAGGTGGAGAGTGAGGCCGCGTTCGCGGCCCTGTTCCTGAAGGAGGGGACCCGATGA
- a CDS encoding acyl-CoA dehydrogenase family protein has translation MPATRTLPTPEAVDLIALTRELAEKELAPRVAEAEAEGRFPREVFRTLGRAGLLSLPYPEEFGGGDQPYEVYLQALEEIAAVWASVAVGVSVHALSCFALASFGTEDQKKEWLPDMLGGELLGAYCLSEAHAGSDPGAMRTRAVRDGDDYVLNGAKAWTTHGGYADFYTVMARTSDEGSHAISCFLVPADTPGVVADPPEQKMGLTGSATATVRLENVRVPASRRLGEEGEGLRIAFAGLDCGRLGIAAVATGLAQGSLDHALRYSRERETFGRPIIEHQGLAFVLADMAAAVQVSRATTLAAARLKDEGLPFQSEASIAKLISTDNAMKVTTDAVQVLGGAGYTRDFPVERYMREAKVMQIFEGTNQIQRLIIGRGLKESDRGSLRVRSAGN, from the coding sequence ATGCCCGCGACCCGCACCCTTCCCACGCCGGAAGCCGTCGACCTGATCGCCCTGACCCGCGAGCTCGCCGAGAAGGAACTCGCTCCGCGCGTCGCCGAGGCCGAGGCCGAGGGACGCTTCCCCCGCGAGGTCTTCCGGACCCTCGGCCGGGCCGGTCTGCTGAGCCTGCCCTACCCCGAGGAGTTCGGCGGCGGCGACCAGCCCTACGAGGTCTACCTCCAGGCCCTGGAGGAGATCGCCGCCGTCTGGGCCAGCGTCGCCGTGGGCGTCTCGGTGCACGCGCTGTCCTGTTTCGCCCTCGCCTCGTTCGGCACCGAGGACCAGAAGAAGGAGTGGCTCCCGGACATGCTCGGCGGCGAGCTGCTCGGCGCCTACTGCCTGTCCGAGGCCCACGCGGGCTCCGACCCGGGCGCGATGCGCACCCGGGCCGTACGGGACGGCGACGACTACGTCCTCAACGGCGCCAAGGCCTGGACCACGCACGGCGGGTACGCGGACTTCTACACCGTCATGGCCCGTACGTCCGACGAGGGCTCGCACGCCATCTCCTGCTTCCTCGTCCCGGCCGACACACCCGGCGTGGTGGCCGACCCCCCCGAGCAGAAGATGGGCCTGACCGGGTCCGCCACCGCCACCGTGCGCCTGGAGAACGTGCGCGTGCCCGCGAGCCGCCGGCTGGGCGAGGAGGGCGAGGGGCTGCGGATCGCCTTCGCCGGGCTGGACTGCGGACGCCTCGGCATCGCCGCGGTGGCCACGGGTCTCGCCCAGGGCTCCCTTGACCACGCGCTGCGCTACTCGCGCGAGCGCGAGACCTTCGGCCGGCCCATCATCGAGCACCAGGGTCTGGCCTTCGTCCTCGCCGACATGGCCGCGGCGGTGCAGGTGTCCCGGGCCACGACGCTCGCCGCCGCCCGGCTCAAGGACGAGGGGCTGCCGTTCCAGTCCGAGGCGTCGATCGCCAAGCTGATCTCCACCGACAACGCCATGAAGGTCACCACGGACGCGGTCCAGGTGCTGGGCGGCGCCGGCTACACCCGTGACTTCCCGGTCGAGCGCTACATGCGCGAGGCCAAGGTCATGCAGATCTTCGAGGGCACCAACCAGATCCAGCGCCTGATCATCGGCCGCGGCCTCAAGGAGAGCGACCGCGGCAGCCTGCGGGTGCGCAGCGCGGGGAACTGA
- a CDS encoding CU044_5270 family protein, translating into MNADGRRTEDALELLSAPAEWDLPPERHLHHKDVLMQQIDQDLGNAAAEAPAPTPARAPRRRLTRPALLVPLASTVLAGALALTLTGPGAGSGPTPADRAATGGAHARNAAVTLHRIAVVAMAADATPVRDDQFVYVRSLTVSNKGTFEGPIRLGAPHTLETWTSQDPRPLTTTGWMRESGKDAVMPDETIPIESTAAVPAGIDHPTYTWLSSLPTDPDALLTVLRREVRVSDGESREQAVFSLIGDLLSQTLMPPRNTAALYKAAARIPGVKEIPDAVDVAGRHGIGITREDASSATRDEWIFDKHSLAFLGARGFITHDKQKGITSDTLTGSIAVLQRAVVDRHGERAAGADS; encoded by the coding sequence ATGAACGCCGACGGTCGACGGACCGAGGACGCGCTGGAGCTGCTGTCCGCCCCGGCCGAATGGGACCTCCCGCCGGAGCGACACCTCCACCACAAGGACGTCCTGATGCAGCAGATCGACCAAGACCTCGGGAACGCCGCCGCCGAGGCTCCGGCACCGACCCCGGCCCGGGCACCGCGCCGCCGGCTGACACGTCCGGCGCTCCTGGTGCCCCTCGCCTCGACCGTGCTGGCCGGAGCGCTGGCCCTCACTCTCACCGGCCCGGGCGCCGGCAGCGGCCCCACCCCGGCGGACCGGGCGGCGACCGGCGGCGCCCACGCGCGGAACGCCGCCGTCACCCTCCACCGGATCGCCGTCGTCGCGATGGCAGCCGATGCCACCCCGGTCAGGGACGACCAGTTCGTGTACGTCAGGAGCCTGACCGTCTCGAACAAGGGGACGTTCGAGGGGCCCATACGACTCGGCGCCCCGCACACGCTGGAGACGTGGACCTCGCAGGACCCCAGGCCCCTGACGACCACCGGCTGGATGCGCGAGTCGGGCAAGGACGCCGTGATGCCCGACGAGACGATCCCCATCGAGTCGACCGCCGCGGTCCCGGCGGGGATCGACCACCCCACGTACACCTGGCTGTCCTCGCTGCCGACGGATCCCGACGCGCTGCTCACCGTGCTGCGCCGCGAAGTCCGCGTGTCGGACGGCGAGTCCAGGGAGCAGGCCGTCTTCTCGCTGATCGGCGACCTGCTGAGCCAGACGCTCATGCCGCCGCGGAACACCGCCGCGCTGTACAAGGCGGCCGCGAGGATACCGGGCGTCAAGGAGATCCCGGACGCCGTGGACGTGGCCGGGCGCCACGGCATCGGCATCACCCGTGAGGACGCCTCCTCCGCCACGCGTGACGAATGGATCTTCGACAAGCACAGTCTCGCGTTCCTCGGCGCGCGCGGCTTCATCACCCACGACAAGCAGAAGGGCATCACGTCCGACACGCTGACGGGCAGCATCGCCGTGCTCCAGCGCGCCGTGGTCGACCGGCACGGCGAGAGGGCCGCGGGGGCCGACAGCTGA
- a CDS encoding PadR family transcriptional regulator — MALRNAVLATLLEGEASGYDLAKGFDASVANFWMATPQQLYRELDRMESEGLIEARLVRQERRPNKRVFSLTPAGLEALASFTSGPAKPTAIRDELMVKVYALDMGDADAVRVAIAERLEWSRAKLAHYERIGARLLDGRTEDEYLATVERVGPYLTLLGGRAFEQAIIEWAERALRVLERRAAVAP; from the coding sequence ATGGCATTGCGCAACGCGGTACTGGCCACCCTCCTGGAGGGCGAGGCGTCGGGCTACGACCTGGCCAAGGGCTTCGACGCCTCGGTGGCCAACTTCTGGATGGCGACCCCGCAGCAGCTGTACCGGGAGCTCGACCGGATGGAGTCCGAGGGGCTGATCGAGGCCCGGCTCGTGCGGCAGGAACGCCGGCCCAACAAGCGGGTCTTCTCGCTGACCCCGGCGGGGCTCGAAGCGCTGGCCTCCTTCACGTCCGGCCCCGCGAAACCCACCGCGATCCGGGACGAGCTGATGGTCAAGGTGTACGCACTCGACATGGGGGACGCCGACGCCGTCCGGGTGGCGATCGCCGAGCGGCTGGAGTGGTCGCGGGCCAAGCTGGCCCACTACGAGCGGATCGGCGCCCGGCTGCTCGACGGCCGCACCGAGGACGAGTACCTCGCCACCGTCGAGCGCGTGGGCCCGTATCTCACTCTCCTGGGGGGACGCGCCTTCGAGCAGGCGATCATCGAGTGGGCGGAACGGGCCCTGCGGGTGCTGGAGCGGCGGGCGGCCGTCGCCCCCTGA
- a CDS encoding ABC transporter permease, whose product MSTAGQTGPTATVPPAPGPPAADGPSARRPLVLRLLARPEVGVFLGAAAVFVFFLIAAPSLRSGGSMATVLYQSSTIGLMALPVALLMIGGEFDLSAGVAVVSSALTASMLSYQLTVNVWAGVVVALVLSLAIGAFNGWMMVRTGLPSFLVTLGTFLILQGVNLAVTKLVTDNVATDDISDMDGFGQARRVFASSFDLGGVQVKITVVWWLVFAALATWVLLRTRYGNWVFAVGGDQESARAVGVPVTFTKITLFMTVGFGAWFVGMHELFSFNTVQSGEGVGQELIYIAASVIGGCLLTGGQGSAIGPVFGAFMFGMVNQGIVYAGWNPDWFKAFLGVMLLGATLVNLWVRRTATRR is encoded by the coding sequence ATGAGTACGGCCGGACAGACCGGGCCGACGGCGACCGTGCCGCCGGCCCCCGGCCCCCCGGCCGCCGACGGGCCGAGCGCACGGCGCCCCCTGGTGCTGCGGCTGCTCGCGCGGCCCGAGGTCGGCGTGTTCCTCGGGGCCGCCGCCGTGTTCGTGTTCTTCCTGATCGCGGCGCCGTCCCTGCGCTCCGGCGGTTCGATGGCCACGGTGCTCTACCAGTCGTCGACGATCGGTCTCATGGCGCTGCCCGTGGCCCTGCTGATGATCGGCGGCGAGTTCGACCTGTCCGCCGGCGTCGCGGTCGTCAGCTCGGCGCTGACGGCGAGCATGCTCAGCTACCAGCTCACGGTGAACGTCTGGGCGGGAGTCGTGGTCGCGCTCGTCCTCTCGCTCGCGATCGGGGCGTTCAACGGCTGGATGATGGTCCGCACCGGACTGCCGAGCTTCCTGGTGACGCTCGGGACCTTTCTGATCCTGCAAGGCGTGAACCTCGCGGTCACCAAGCTGGTCACCGACAACGTCGCCACCGACGACATCAGCGACATGGACGGCTTCGGCCAGGCGAGAAGGGTCTTCGCCTCGTCGTTCGACCTCGGCGGCGTCCAAGTGAAGATCACGGTCGTGTGGTGGCTCGTCTTCGCGGCGCTCGCCACCTGGGTGCTGCTGCGCACTCGGTACGGCAACTGGGTCTTCGCGGTCGGCGGCGACCAGGAGAGCGCCCGCGCGGTCGGCGTACCCGTGACCTTCACCAAGATCACGCTGTTCATGACGGTCGGCTTCGGCGCCTGGTTCGTCGGGATGCACGAGCTGTTCTCGTTCAACACGGTGCAGTCGGGCGAGGGCGTCGGCCAGGAGCTCATCTACATCGCCGCGTCGGTGATCGGCGGCTGTCTGCTCACCGGCGGCCAGGGCTCCGCGATCGGCCCCGTCTTCGGCGCCTTCATGTTCGGCATGGTGAACCAGGGCATCGTCTACGCGGGCTGGAACCCCGACTGGTTCAAGGCCTTCCTCGGCGTGATGCTGCTCGGCGCCACGCTCGTCAATCTGTGGGTCCGCCGCACGGCGACCCGGAGGTGA
- a CDS encoding ATP-binding protein produces the protein MTVTTPTPAPPTGRPHSPVADHRLAVALPCGPHSPRLARHIAARWLAAHGAPASRLCNAVLIVSELVTNAVRHTHEPCTLQLTWRGSRLDIAVADHGEKPPETSGAPGEHGGFGLPLIEGLGGRIETVPALGGKTVHATVTLTPFGA, from the coding sequence ATGACCGTCACCACCCCGACCCCGGCACCCCCGACCGGTCGGCCCCACAGCCCCGTTGCCGACCATCGGCTGGCCGTCGCCCTGCCCTGCGGACCGCACTCCCCACGGCTGGCCCGGCACATCGCCGCCCGATGGCTGGCCGCGCACGGGGCTCCGGCCTCGCGCCTGTGCAATGCGGTGCTCATCGTCTCGGAACTGGTCACCAACGCCGTCCGGCACACGCACGAGCCCTGCACGCTCCAACTCACCTGGCGCGGAAGCCGGCTGGACATCGCCGTCGCGGACCACGGCGAGAAGCCGCCGGAGACGTCCGGCGCACCGGGCGAGCACGGCGGCTTCGGGCTCCCTCTCATCGAGGGCCTCGGAGGACGGATCGAGACGGTCCCCGCGCTCGGCGGCAAGACCGTGCACGCGACGGTGACCCTCACCCCGTTCGGCGCCTGA
- a CDS encoding ATP-binding cassette domain-containing protein, giving the protein MADNGSGHSDVSAPGAPPGHDGPPPGHDSAPPGHDSAAIGHDGPPIVELRGVGKSYGTVRALHDVSLEVRPGRVTCVLGDNGAGKSTLIKIISGLHRHSEGELLVDGTAVRFGSPREALAQGIATVYQDLATVPLMPVWRNFFLGSEPTRGPWPVQRLDIARMKRTADAELRSMGIVLDDLDRPIGTLSGGQRQSVAIARAVYLGARVLILDEPTAALGVKQSGVVLRYMAAARDRGLGVIFITHNPHHAYMVGDHFAVLRLGTLELSADRGEVGLEELTDHMAGGTELAQLKHELAQVRGVDVERLPEAGDLAGGGTGGDRRE; this is encoded by the coding sequence ATGGCAGACAACGGATCCGGTCACTCGGACGTATCCGCCCCGGGCGCCCCACCCGGGCACGACGGCCCCCCGCCCGGGCATGACAGCGCCCCGCCCGGGCACGACAGCGCCGCGATCGGGCACGACGGCCCCCCGATCGTGGAACTGCGGGGCGTGGGCAAGTCCTACGGCACCGTCCGCGCCCTGCACGACGTGTCGCTCGAAGTCCGTCCGGGCCGCGTGACCTGCGTCCTCGGCGACAACGGCGCCGGGAAGTCGACCCTCATCAAAATCATCTCGGGGCTGCACCGGCACAGCGAGGGCGAGTTGCTCGTGGACGGCACGGCGGTGCGCTTCGGCTCCCCGCGCGAGGCCCTCGCCCAGGGCATCGCGACCGTGTACCAGGACCTCGCGACGGTGCCGCTGATGCCGGTCTGGCGCAACTTCTTCCTCGGCTCCGAGCCGACCCGGGGCCCCTGGCCCGTGCAGCGGCTCGACATCGCCCGGATGAAGCGGACCGCCGATGCGGAACTGCGCAGCATGGGCATCGTCCTCGACGATCTCGACCGGCCGATCGGCACGCTGTCCGGCGGGCAGCGCCAGTCCGTGGCCATCGCCCGCGCCGTGTACCTCGGCGCCCGGGTGCTGATCCTCGACGAGCCGACCGCCGCGCTGGGCGTCAAGCAGTCCGGGGTCGTCCTCAGATACATGGCCGCCGCCCGGGACCGCGGCCTCGGCGTCATCTTCATCACCCACAACCCGCACCACGCCTACATGGTCGGCGACCACTTCGCCGTGCTGCGGCTCGGCACCCTGGAACTCAGCGCCGACCGGGGCGAGGTCGGCCTGGAGGAACTCACCGACCACATGGCGGGAGGAACCGAACTGGCCCAGCTCAAGCACGAGTTGGCGCAGGTGCGCGGGGTCGACGTGGAGCGGCTTCCGGAGGCGGGGGACCTCGCGGGCGGAGGGACGGGGGGTGACCGGCGGGAATGA
- a CDS encoding TetR/AcrR family transcriptional regulator translates to MSVQERKERERAGRERLIVATARELAEQQGWDAVTTRRLAERIEYSQPVLYSHFRGKREIIGAVALEGAAEMAAALRAATSTADGPRARVTALARAYLDFAERNPAVYDAMFQLDGGLAFAQEDTPEPLKDAFAALLESLGDVAGDGVHPGLFTEVFWAALHGVATLTRAGRLPPEYAEQRVTILVDRLAAL, encoded by the coding sequence ATGTCGGTACAGGAACGCAAGGAGCGTGAGCGGGCGGGCCGCGAACGCCTCATCGTGGCGACGGCCCGCGAACTCGCCGAGCAGCAGGGCTGGGACGCGGTCACCACGCGCCGGCTCGCCGAGCGCATCGAGTACAGCCAGCCCGTCCTCTACAGCCATTTCCGCGGCAAGCGCGAGATCATCGGCGCCGTCGCCCTCGAAGGCGCCGCCGAGATGGCCGCGGCACTGCGGGCCGCGACCTCCACCGCGGACGGCCCCCGCGCCCGGGTCACCGCCCTGGCTCGCGCCTACCTGGACTTCGCCGAGCGCAACCCGGCGGTCTACGACGCCATGTTCCAGCTCGACGGGGGCCTGGCGTTCGCGCAGGAGGACACCCCGGAGCCGTTGAAGGACGCCTTCGCCGCTCTGCTGGAGAGTCTCGGCGACGTTGCCGGGGACGGCGTTCATCCGGGCCTGTTCACCGAGGTGTTCTGGGCGGCTCTGCACGGGGTGGCCACCCTGACCCGGGCGGGACGGCTTCCGCCGGAGTACGCCGAGCAGCGGGTGACGATCCTGGTGGACCGGCTCGCCGCGCTCTGA
- a CDS encoding Gfo/Idh/MocA family oxidoreductase: protein MVRALGFAVVGFGWMGRVHTQAYARVLHHFPRLPLRPEPIAVADEVPGRSEEAAERYGFATAVRDWREIADDPRVEAVSITAPNFLHREIGVAMAAAGKHIWIEKPVGLTADDARAVSGAVAAAGVRGTVGFNYRGAPAVVAARELIASGGIGAVTHVRIRFFSDYAAHPEGALTWRYERERGGSGVLGDLASHGVDLARFLLGEIEALVADTAVFVPLRARPAGATSGHARAAGGEPAPVENEDYVNCLLRFASGARGVLEACRVSVGEQNDYGFDVHGTKGSVSWDFRRMGELGVSRGSTYQDQPVSTVYVGPGDGDYAAFQPGAANAMGYDDLKVVEAHAFLRSIADDRPYGATPADAVRSAVALDAMVRSAASGTWVTLEA from the coding sequence GTGGTGCGTGCGCTCGGTTTCGCCGTCGTGGGGTTCGGCTGGATGGGACGGGTGCACACCCAGGCGTACGCCCGCGTCCTCCACCACTTCCCGCGGCTCCCGCTGCGTCCCGAACCGATCGCCGTCGCCGACGAGGTGCCGGGGCGGTCCGAGGAGGCCGCCGAACGGTACGGCTTCGCCACGGCCGTGCGCGACTGGCGCGAGATCGCCGACGATCCGCGTGTGGAGGCCGTGAGCATCACCGCGCCGAACTTCCTGCACCGTGAGATCGGTGTGGCCATGGCCGCGGCCGGCAAGCACATCTGGATCGAGAAGCCGGTGGGACTGACCGCCGACGACGCCCGGGCCGTGTCGGGCGCGGTCGCCGCGGCCGGGGTCCGCGGCACGGTCGGCTTCAACTACCGGGGCGCGCCCGCCGTCGTGGCGGCCCGCGAGCTCATCGCCTCCGGCGGCATCGGTGCCGTCACCCACGTACGCATCCGCTTCTTCAGCGATTACGCGGCCCACCCCGAGGGCGCGTTGACCTGGCGCTACGAGCGTGAGCGCGGCGGCAGCGGGGTCCTCGGCGACCTGGCCTCGCACGGCGTCGACCTGGCCCGTTTCCTGCTGGGCGAGATCGAGGCGCTGGTGGCGGACACCGCCGTCTTCGTGCCGCTGCGGGCCCGTCCGGCCGGAGCGACCTCCGGTCACGCGCGCGCGGCGGGCGGGGAACCGGCGCCCGTGGAGAACGAGGACTACGTCAACTGCCTGCTGCGCTTCGCCTCCGGCGCGCGGGGCGTTCTGGAGGCGTGCCGGGTCTCGGTGGGCGAGCAGAACGACTACGGGTTCGACGTCCATGGCACCAAGGGCTCGGTGTCCTGGGACTTCCGCCGGATGGGCGAGCTCGGGGTGAGCCGAGGATCCACGTACCAGGACCAGCCGGTCAGCACCGTGTACGTCGGCCCGGGAGACGGGGACTACGCCGCCTTCCAGCCGGGCGCGGCGAACGCCATGGGCTACGACGATCTCAAGGTCGTCGAGGCGCACGCGTTTCTGCGGTCGATCGCGGACGACAGGCCGTACGGGGCCACGCCGGCCGACGCGGTGCGCAGCGCGGTGGCACTGGACGCGATGGTGCGGTCGGCGGCTTCGGGTACGTGGGTGACGCTGGAGGCGTAG
- a CDS encoding fasciclin domain-containing protein, translating into MNTRIRRTSGLLAAAAVLPLVMTACSSGSSASGTSDSASTTAAAATKSADMGGSSASGMDQPFGPGCASVPKNGAGSFDGMSKDPVATAASNNPALSTLVTAVKKAGLVDTLNNAQNITVFAPTNDAFAKIPKATLDKVLNDKAQLTKILTYHVVGQKLTPKDLENGSFTTLEKSKLTTSGSGESYTVNDSAKVVCGNVKTANANVYIIDTVLMPKS; encoded by the coding sequence ATGAACACCCGTATCCGCCGTACCTCCGGTCTTCTGGCCGCCGCCGCCGTGCTTCCGCTGGTCATGACCGCGTGCTCCAGTGGCAGCAGTGCTTCGGGCACGTCCGATTCCGCCTCGACGACGGCGGCTGCGGCGACCAAGAGCGCCGACATGGGCGGTTCCAGCGCGAGCGGCATGGACCAGCCGTTCGGGCCCGGCTGTGCCTCGGTTCCGAAGAACGGTGCCGGTTCGTTCGACGGCATGTCCAAGGACCCGGTGGCGACCGCGGCTTCCAACAACCCCGCGCTTTCGACCCTGGTGACGGCGGTGAAGAAGGCGGGTCTGGTCGACACCCTCAACAACGCGCAGAACATCACCGTGTTCGCGCCGACCAACGACGCCTTCGCGAAGATCCCGAAGGCGACGCTGGACAAGGTCCTCAACGACAAGGCGCAGCTGACGAAGATCCTGACCTATCACGTGGTGGGCCAGAAGCTGACGCCGAAGGACCTGGAGAACGGCTCCTTCACGACGCTGGAGAAGTCGAAGCTCACGACCTCCGGTTCGGGTGAGTCGTACACGGTCAACGACTCCGCGAAGGTCGTCTGCGGCAACGTGAAGACCGCCAACGCCAACGTCTACATCATCGACACGGTCCTCATGCCCAAGAGCTGA
- a CDS encoding DUF1772 domain-containing protein, with amino-acid sequence MLTALEVFTTVVVGVLVGVEFSVAFIMNRILDALPEDSGQLGHAHGGRMLGALMPFWYIGSVVLAAIWAVAGWHGHGAGLVVTAAGLLIVSVIMSILLLVPINNRNKTWTPDNRPADWKQQLDRWNRYHYVRVAVLIAAFALLAAALA; translated from the coding sequence ATGCTCACCGCACTCGAGGTCTTCACCACCGTGGTCGTCGGCGTGTTGGTGGGGGTGGAGTTCTCCGTCGCCTTCATCATGAACCGGATCCTGGACGCGCTTCCGGAGGACAGCGGTCAACTCGGCCACGCCCACGGCGGCCGCATGCTGGGCGCCCTGATGCCGTTCTGGTACATCGGCTCGGTCGTCCTCGCCGCGATCTGGGCCGTCGCCGGGTGGCACGGTCACGGCGCCGGACTCGTCGTGACCGCCGCCGGTCTGCTGATCGTCAGCGTGATCATGTCGATACTGCTGCTCGTCCCGATCAACAACCGGAACAAGACCTGGACCCCGGACAACCGGCCCGCCGACTGGAAGCAGCAGCTGGACCGCTGGAACCGCTACCACTACGTCCGCGTCGCCGTCCTCATCGCCGCCTTCGCCCTGCTGGCCGCCGCCCTCGCCTGA
- a CDS encoding TetR/AcrR family transcriptional regulator, whose translation MPSTRRTARQTDLLKRLVALLVAEGFAAFTLDELTERLHCSKTTLYQLAGSKQELVREAVKHYFREAAQAVEKQVADTSAPSERVVVYLNAVAGQLRPLSRRFLDDMAEFEPAREVYEANTRLAAGRIRQLIADGVAAGAFRDVHAAFVGEVVAATMQEIQRGEVAARTGLNDAEAYAELASLIVHAVSP comes from the coding sequence ATGCCGTCCACACGTCGTACCGCGCGCCAGACCGACCTGCTCAAGCGGCTGGTCGCGTTGCTGGTGGCGGAGGGCTTCGCGGCGTTCACCCTCGACGAGCTGACCGAGCGACTGCACTGCTCGAAGACGACCCTGTACCAACTGGCGGGAAGCAAGCAGGAGTTGGTACGGGAGGCGGTGAAGCACTACTTCCGGGAGGCCGCCCAGGCCGTCGAGAAGCAGGTGGCCGACACCTCCGCGCCCTCCGAGCGCGTGGTCGTCTACCTGAACGCAGTCGCCGGACAGCTGCGGCCGCTCTCCCGGCGGTTCCTCGACGACATGGCCGAGTTCGAACCGGCCCGCGAGGTGTACGAGGCCAACACGCGCCTCGCCGCGGGCCGGATCCGGCAGCTGATCGCCGACGGCGTGGCCGCCGGGGCGTTCCGTGACGTCCACGCGGCGTTCGTGGGCGAGGTCGTGGCCGCGACGATGCAGGAGATCCAGCGCGGCGAGGTCGCCGCGCGCACGGGACTGAACGACGCCGAGGCCTACGCCGAGCTGGCGTCGCTCATCGTGCACGCCGTCTCCCCCTGA
- a CDS encoding sugar ABC transporter substrate-binding protein: MDRMFRTRSRRLAPLVALTAASLLLAAGCSSGSGGKKAEESGAGGTVGKADTPPMTVALVTHQAPGDTFWDIVRKGAEAAAAKDNIRLVYAHNPNAGDQANLVQNAIDQKVDGIAITLAKPDAMKDVVGKATSAGIPVVGLNSGLSDWKKLGLMEFFGQDETVAGEALGKRLNAEGAKKAVCVVQEQGNIGLTQRCDGVRKTFGGTTENLYVNGTDMPSVKSTITAKLKQDPAIDYVVALGAPYALTSVQAVSDAGSKAKIATFDLNKDLTGAISKGTIQFAVDQQPYLQGYLAIDSLWLYKNNGNYSGGGEQPVLTGPAFVDKGNVDTVARFAAKGTR, encoded by the coding sequence ATGGATCGCATGTTCCGAACCCGTTCCCGGAGACTCGCCCCCCTCGTGGCCCTGACCGCCGCGTCCTTACTGCTCGCCGCGGGCTGCTCCAGCGGTTCCGGCGGCAAGAAGGCCGAGGAGAGCGGGGCCGGCGGCACCGTGGGCAAGGCGGACACACCGCCGATGACGGTCGCCCTCGTCACCCACCAGGCGCCGGGCGACACGTTCTGGGACATCGTCCGCAAGGGCGCCGAGGCGGCGGCCGCCAAGGACAACATCCGTCTCGTCTACGCCCACAACCCGAACGCGGGCGACCAGGCCAACCTGGTGCAGAACGCGATCGACCAGAAGGTGGACGGCATCGCGATCACCCTCGCCAAGCCGGACGCCATGAAGGACGTGGTGGGCAAGGCGACTTCGGCCGGCATCCCCGTCGTGGGCCTCAACTCCGGGCTCAGCGACTGGAAGAAGCTCGGCCTGATGGAGTTCTTCGGCCAGGACGAGACCGTCGCGGGCGAGGCGCTGGGCAAGAGGCTGAACGCGGAAGGGGCCAAGAAGGCCGTCTGCGTCGTCCAGGAGCAGGGCAACATCGGCCTCACCCAGCGCTGCGACGGCGTGAGGAAGACGTTCGGCGGGACGACGGAGAACCTGTACGTCAACGGCACCGACATGCCGTCCGTGAAGTCCACCATCACGGCCAAGCTCAAGCAGGACCCGGCGATCGACTACGTCGTCGCCCTCGGAGCTCCGTACGCCCTGACCTCGGTGCAGGCCGTGAGTGACGCCGGGAGCAAGGCGAAGATCGCCACGTTCGACCTCAACAAGGACCTCACCGGCGCCATCAGCAAGGGCACCATCCAGTTCGCCGTCGATCAACAGCCATACCTCCAGGGCTACTTGGCGATCGACTCCCTGTGGCTCTACAAGAACAACGGCAACTACAGCGGCGGCGGCGAGCAGCCGGTGCTCACCGGTCCGGCGTTCGTGGACAAGGGCAACGTCGACACCGTCGCCCGGTTCGCCGCCAAGGGCACCCGGTGA